A genomic region of Chlorobaculum parvum NCIB 8327 contains the following coding sequences:
- the uvrC gene encoding excinuclease ABC subunit UvrC, with the protein MADTSATIPEKPARETLAEKLASLPTSPGVYRFSNAAGTVIYVGKARNLRNRVRSYFNSQGRQPGKTAVLVSHIADLNVIITSSEVEALILENNLIKELKPRYNVNLKDDKSYPYVVITNERFPRIFLTRQVRRDGSQYFGPYTEASQLRLILDLIGSIFPVRSCKYKLTEEAVAAGKYRVCLDYHIHKCKGPCEGLQSEEEYQAMIREIVTLLKGKTSALVRDLTAEMQQKAAELKFEEAATLKAQIEGLKRYAERQKVVSNEPVDRDVFAIATGEEDACGVIFRIREGKLIGSRHTYLTNTGNTPLPNLLASFLEHYYLETPDLIPQEIFLQAELPEEELEALRQLLASRQTGQRQVRFTVPRIGEKAQLIAMCLDNAEHHLHEFMVQKRLRGEMSRKSPALESLKQVLHLDKLPERIECFDNSHFQGTDYVSSMVTFVLGKPKKSDYRKFKLKSFEGSDDYAAMQEAVTRRYSGTLAEELPMPDLVLIDGGKGQVNVAWKALQELGIDVPVAGLAKRLEEIFVPNERDPYNLPKTSPALKLLQQLRDEAHRFAITYHRKLRSDRTIRTELTGIKGVGEKSAEKLLSRFGSVETVAKASIEELSEVTGRKTAESIYRYFRQQDADQP; encoded by the coding sequence ATGGCCGACACCTCCGCAACAATACCGGAAAAGCCCGCACGCGAAACACTTGCTGAAAAGCTCGCCTCGCTGCCAACTTCGCCCGGCGTGTACCGGTTCAGCAATGCGGCAGGCACGGTGATCTATGTCGGCAAAGCACGAAACCTGCGCAACCGGGTTCGCTCCTACTTCAACAGTCAGGGGCGCCAGCCGGGCAAAACCGCCGTGCTGGTGAGCCACATCGCCGATCTGAACGTCATCATCACCTCATCGGAGGTCGAGGCGCTGATTCTCGAAAACAACCTCATCAAGGAGCTGAAGCCGCGCTACAACGTCAACCTCAAGGATGACAAAAGCTACCCCTACGTGGTCATCACCAACGAGCGGTTCCCGCGCATTTTTCTGACGCGGCAGGTTCGGCGTGACGGCTCGCAGTACTTCGGCCCCTACACCGAAGCTTCCCAGCTCCGGCTGATTCTCGACCTAATCGGCTCGATCTTTCCGGTGAGAAGCTGCAAATACAAGCTCACCGAAGAGGCGGTCGCAGCAGGCAAGTACCGGGTCTGCCTCGACTACCACATCCACAAATGCAAAGGGCCGTGCGAAGGGCTGCAATCGGAGGAGGAGTACCAGGCGATGATCCGCGAGATCGTCACCCTTCTCAAAGGAAAAACCTCGGCGCTTGTGCGCGACCTGACTGCCGAAATGCAGCAGAAAGCCGCGGAATTGAAGTTCGAGGAAGCGGCCACGCTGAAAGCACAGATCGAAGGACTGAAGCGTTACGCCGAACGGCAGAAGGTGGTAAGCAACGAACCGGTTGACCGCGACGTATTCGCCATAGCGACCGGCGAGGAGGACGCCTGCGGGGTGATCTTCCGCATCCGCGAGGGCAAGCTCATCGGCTCGCGCCACACCTATCTGACCAACACCGGCAACACGCCGCTGCCGAACCTGCTCGCCTCGTTCCTCGAACACTACTACCTGGAAACGCCCGACCTTATCCCGCAGGAGATATTCCTGCAAGCCGAGCTGCCGGAGGAGGAGCTTGAAGCGCTGCGCCAGCTCCTCGCATCACGCCAGACCGGGCAGCGGCAGGTGCGCTTCACGGTACCGCGCATCGGTGAAAAGGCGCAGCTCATCGCCATGTGCCTCGACAACGCCGAGCACCACCTGCACGAATTCATGGTGCAGAAGCGGCTCCGCGGCGAGATGTCGCGCAAGTCACCAGCTCTTGAATCACTCAAGCAGGTGCTGCATCTCGACAAGCTTCCCGAACGGATCGAGTGCTTCGACAACTCGCATTTTCAGGGCACCGATTACGTCAGCTCGATGGTCACCTTCGTCTTAGGCAAACCGAAAAAATCGGATTACCGAAAGTTCAAACTGAAAAGCTTCGAGGGCTCGGACGACTACGCCGCCATGCAAGAAGCGGTCACCCGGCGCTACAGCGGAACACTTGCCGAGGAGCTGCCGATGCCCGATCTGGTGCTCATCGACGGCGGCAAGGGGCAGGTCAACGTAGCCTGGAAAGCCTTGCAGGAACTCGGCATCGACGTCCCGGTGGCAGGCCTGGCCAAACGGCTCGAAGAGATTTTCGTACCGAACGAGCGCGACCCGTACAACCTGCCGAAAACCTCCCCGGCGCTCAAGCTTTTGCAACAATTGCGTGACGAAGCGCACCGCTTCGCCATCACCTACCACCGCAAGCTCCGGAGCGACCGGACCATCCGCACCGAGCTGACCGGCATCAAGGGTGTGGGCGAAAAAAGCGCCGAAAAGCTGCTGAGCCGCTTCGGATCTGTCGAAACCGTCGCAAAAGCCTCGATCGAAGAACTTTCTGAAGTAACCGGAAGAAAAACTGCCGAAAGCATTTACCGCTATTTCCGGCAGCAGGATGCCGATCAACCATAA
- the hypB gene encoding hydrogenase nickel incorporation protein HypB, with protein sequence MCDTCGCSGDGGVVLRKPGVKNYHVHVGDDGHHDHEHSHDHGHSHDHAHDHHHGEARKVQMEQDVLLQNNMLAERNRGWFEARRVLALNFLSSPGSGKTSILEKTIPALLERHPVTVIEGDQQTTNDADRIDALGVPVIQVNTGTGCHLDAQMVQRAVKELDPAERSLLCIENVGNLVCPALFDLGEAAKVVVISVTEGDDKPLKYPTMFHEADICLLNKTDLLPHVDFDPAKCREYAMQVNHHLEWIELSARTGEGFDEWIAWLNAKLAAL encoded by the coding sequence ATGTGCGATACTTGCGGTTGTTCAGGCGATGGAGGCGTGGTGCTGCGTAAGCCGGGCGTCAAAAATTATCATGTCCACGTCGGCGATGACGGCCATCACGACCATGAACATAGTCACGACCATGGTCACAGCCACGATCATGCGCATGATCACCACCACGGCGAGGCTCGCAAGGTGCAGATGGAGCAGGATGTTCTGTTGCAGAACAACATGCTCGCCGAGCGCAACCGCGGCTGGTTCGAGGCGCGGCGGGTACTGGCGCTGAACTTCCTCAGCTCGCCCGGTTCCGGCAAGACCTCGATTCTCGAAAAAACCATCCCGGCGCTGCTGGAGCGCCATCCCGTTACCGTGATCGAGGGCGACCAGCAGACCACCAACGACGCCGACCGGATCGACGCGCTCGGCGTGCCGGTCATCCAGGTCAACACCGGCACCGGCTGCCACCTTGACGCGCAGATGGTGCAGCGCGCCGTGAAGGAACTCGACCCGGCGGAGCGCTCGCTGCTCTGCATCGAGAACGTCGGCAACCTGGTCTGCCCGGCGCTTTTCGACCTTGGCGAGGCGGCGAAAGTGGTGGTCATCAGCGTCACCGAGGGCGACGACAAACCGCTGAAATATCCCACCATGTTCCACGAGGCGGACATCTGCCTGCTCAACAAAACCGACCTGTTGCCGCACGTCGATTTCGACCCCGCCAAATGCCGCGAGTACGCCATGCAGGTCAACCACCACCTCGAATGGATCGAGCTTTCGGCGCGAACCGGCGAGGGCTTCGACGAGTGGATCGCCTGGCTGAACGCCAAACTCGCGGCGCTCTGA
- a CDS encoding DUF1207 domain-containing protein, protein MNKRFSIVTAALLATVGITAPANTAKAESGLHPTLDTLFEPLLADPMEPRIAVMPKLGKKQLQLDIGTSADLYQNEKKTFAAGIDFATWSLLNRTSNFKFPVDSIDYLFGVNATFRRQLTDTLIPFDEAAVRVRWSHISAHFEDGHTDDAGEWLHPEESPFGIPFTYSREFINVTASLSSPGRRIYLGYQYMYHTIPDEISASSFQAGAEIGLPYDAYLAADFKLLPVWQWDEGKTDGYRGTWNLQAGMRLSSIGLDNVRVAANYFSGMSRHGMYFYKPESYTTLGMIVDL, encoded by the coding sequence ATGAACAAACGCTTTTCGATAGTGACCGCCGCGCTGTTGGCAACCGTCGGCATCACCGCCCCTGCCAACACAGCCAAAGCTGAATCGGGACTCCATCCGACACTCGACACCCTGTTCGAACCGCTGCTGGCCGACCCGATGGAACCCCGCATCGCCGTTATGCCGAAGCTCGGCAAAAAGCAGCTCCAGCTCGACATCGGCACCTCGGCCGACCTGTACCAGAACGAGAAAAAGACCTTCGCCGCCGGTATCGACTTCGCCACCTGGTCATTGCTGAACCGGACGAGCAACTTCAAGTTCCCGGTTGACAGCATCGACTACCTCTTCGGCGTGAACGCCACGTTCCGTCGCCAGCTCACCGACACGCTCATTCCGTTCGATGAAGCCGCTGTCAGAGTTCGGTGGAGCCACATCTCGGCGCACTTCGAAGATGGCCACACCGACGACGCGGGCGAATGGCTCCATCCGGAGGAGAGTCCCTTCGGCATTCCGTTCACCTACAGCCGGGAGTTCATCAACGTCACGGCTTCGCTCAGCTCGCCGGGCCGCAGAATCTATCTTGGCTACCAGTACATGTACCACACCATTCCCGATGAAATCAGCGCAAGCTCATTCCAGGCCGGCGCGGAGATCGGCCTGCCTTATGACGCCTACTTGGCCGCCGACTTCAAGCTGTTGCCTGTCTGGCAGTGGGATGAAGGCAAAACCGACGGCTACCGCGGCACCTGGAACCTCCAGGCCGGCATGCGCCTTAGCTCGATCGGTCTGGACAATGTGCGGGTCGCCGCCAACTACTTTTCGGGCATGAGCCGCCACGGCATGTATTTCTACAAACCTGAAAGCTACACGACGCTGGGCATGATTGTTGATTTGTAG
- a CDS encoding aspartate carbamoyltransferase catalytic subunit produces the protein MNHLTGLFGLPASTLVELLDLAAGYREGLNREPETFAPLLSNRRIALVFFENSTRTRFSFELAARHLGAGTLSFTAASSSVSKGETLSDTIRNLEAMKVDAFVLRHPSSGAADFVTSITNRPVINAGDGTHEHPTQALLDILTLRSYFGKIEGLKIMILGDILHSRVARSNILGLKTLGAEIAVCAPSTLLPGRIDQLGVQVFTNLDKALAWADAAIVLRLQLERATGGYIPSLEEYSAGYGLTDEKFDRLKRLMPVLHPGPINREIEISNMVADRIQPPGYSSSMLMEQVTNGVAVRMAVLHRLLAK, from the coding sequence TTGAACCACCTCACGGGACTTTTCGGATTACCGGCAAGCACGCTGGTCGAGCTGCTCGACCTTGCCGCCGGATACAGAGAGGGGCTCAACAGAGAGCCTGAAACCTTCGCCCCGTTGCTCTCGAACCGGCGAATCGCCCTTGTTTTCTTTGAGAATTCCACCCGCACCCGCTTTTCGTTCGAGCTCGCCGCACGGCATCTTGGCGCGGGAACGCTGAGCTTCACGGCAGCATCGAGCAGCGTCAGCAAAGGCGAAACCCTGTCGGACACCATCCGCAACCTCGAAGCGATGAAAGTCGATGCGTTTGTGTTGCGGCACCCATCATCGGGCGCGGCGGACTTCGTGACATCGATTACCAACCGGCCGGTCATCAACGCCGGAGACGGCACGCACGAGCACCCGACCCAGGCGCTGCTTGACATTCTCACTCTCAGAAGCTACTTCGGAAAGATCGAAGGGCTAAAAATCATGATTCTCGGCGACATCCTGCACAGCCGGGTTGCCCGCTCGAACATCCTCGGCCTGAAAACCCTCGGCGCAGAGATCGCCGTCTGCGCGCCTTCGACGCTGCTCCCCGGCCGGATTGACCAGCTTGGCGTGCAGGTCTTCACCAATCTCGACAAAGCGCTGGCCTGGGCCGATGCGGCCATCGTGCTGCGCCTCCAGCTCGAACGGGCCACCGGCGGCTACATTCCGTCGCTCGAAGAGTACTCTGCGGGATACGGCCTGACTGACGAGAAATTCGACCGCCTGAAACGGCTCATGCCGGTGCTGCATCCCGGGCCGATCAACCGTGAAATTGAAATTTCAAACATGGTAGCCGACCGGATTCAGCCGCCCGGCTATTCAAGCAGCATGCTGATGGAACAGGTAACCAACGGCGTAGCGGTTCGAATGGCCGTGCTGCATCGCCTGCTGGCCAAGTGA
- a CDS encoding DUF4212 domain-containing protein, producing MEKAKLQEYWKINLGYLIGLLVVWFVVSYGFGILLVEPLNAIRLGGFKLGFWFAQQGSIYVFVVEIFVYVMLMNKLDKRFDVHED from the coding sequence ATGGAAAAAGCGAAACTCCAGGAGTACTGGAAAATCAACCTCGGCTACCTTATCGGCCTGCTGGTTGTATGGTTCGTCGTCTCGTATGGATTCGGCATTCTTCTTGTCGAACCCCTGAACGCGATCCGGCTCGGAGGCTTCAAACTGGGCTTCTGGTTTGCCCAGCAGGGTTCTATCTACGTTTTCGTAGTGGAGATCTTTGTTTACGTCATGCTGATGAACAAGCTCGACAAGAGGTTTGACGTTCACGAAGACTGA
- a CDS encoding NUDIX domain-containing protein: protein MHDLSRKPVHLRASALCIRDDEVLFVEHRSFAPGDPAFPETYWILPGGVVERGETLHEALRREVMEETGLECSVGGMVFVKELLYPYPGLPEQGERHHSVSLGFHCEVTGGTLVTGRDPELPDDRQMILQSSWLPISSLTSYRLYPPFLYELIASGHQHGFDNPCPGFFDSML, encoded by the coding sequence ATGCATGATCTGTCAAGAAAACCGGTTCATCTCAGGGCAAGTGCCTTGTGTATTCGGGATGACGAGGTGCTGTTTGTCGAACATCGGAGTTTCGCGCCGGGAGATCCCGCTTTTCCGGAAACCTACTGGATTTTGCCCGGCGGTGTGGTCGAACGGGGCGAAACCTTGCATGAGGCGCTCAGACGGGAGGTGATGGAGGAGACCGGTCTGGAGTGCTCGGTTGGCGGTATGGTTTTCGTCAAGGAGTTGCTCTATCCATATCCCGGTTTGCCGGAGCAGGGAGAGCGGCACCACTCGGTTTCCCTCGGGTTTCATTGCGAGGTGACCGGTGGCACGCTTGTGACCGGCCGCGATCCGGAACTGCCCGACGACCGGCAGATGATTTTGCAGAGCAGTTGGCTGCCAATCTCCTCGTTGACCTCTTATCGCCTCTATCCGCCATTTCTGTATGAATTGATAGCGTCGGGGCATCAGCATGGGTTTGACAACCCATGTCCCGGATTTTTCGATTCGATGTTGTGA
- a CDS encoding tetratricopeptide repeat protein: MSLLDFFDDDQNYSAEDFPYRPEGDSDPDLIHDPEELIDLIARLNEEGVYDQSLVAARRLEELAPYNAETWFHLGNSLTLNSLFDEALEAFQHAMVLSPADSEMTLNLALAYFNTGKLEEALDEIDRVVTDSTTEKETHFYRGLILQRLERFDEAEGHFSHSLSFDPEFAEAWYELAYSRDILGKLDEALVAYDKAIDLDPYNINAWYNKGLVLSKLKRYSEALEAYDMALAISDDFSSAWYNRANVLAITGRIEEAAESYSKTLEIEPDEINALYNLGIAREELEEYEQAIACYNRCIELNPEFADAWFALACCYEAQEKYEASLESIGHALSEIPESLDFLLLKAEIEYNLGRLDQSRRTYETIIPLEPESPQIWLDYAMVLREAGAMDDSIRALEESISLQPFSAEAHFEIAATYFAMGDNQSTVKALSKAFKIDPDKKQLFQSTFPELYQQDAVRRLLDIS; the protein is encoded by the coding sequence ATGAGTCTGCTTGATTTTTTTGATGATGACCAGAACTATTCGGCGGAAGATTTTCCATACCGTCCGGAAGGGGATTCCGACCCCGATTTAATCCACGATCCCGAAGAACTGATCGACCTGATCGCCCGCCTCAACGAAGAGGGCGTGTACGATCAGTCGCTTGTTGCAGCCCGCCGACTTGAAGAACTCGCCCCATACAATGCGGAAACCTGGTTTCACCTGGGCAACAGCCTGACGCTCAACAGCCTGTTTGACGAAGCGCTCGAAGCGTTCCAGCACGCCATGGTGCTCAGCCCCGCAGATAGCGAAATGACCCTCAACCTCGCGCTGGCGTACTTCAATACCGGAAAGCTCGAAGAGGCGCTCGATGAAATCGACAGGGTCGTGACCGATTCGACCACCGAAAAGGAGACGCACTTCTATCGTGGGCTCATTCTCCAGCGACTCGAACGGTTCGATGAGGCCGAAGGCCATTTCAGCCACAGCCTCAGCTTCGACCCGGAGTTCGCCGAGGCCTGGTACGAGCTGGCTTATTCGCGCGATATCCTCGGCAAGCTGGACGAAGCCCTCGTCGCTTACGACAAAGCCATCGATCTCGATCCGTACAACATCAACGCCTGGTACAACAAGGGCCTTGTACTGAGCAAGCTCAAACGCTACAGCGAAGCGCTTGAGGCTTACGACATGGCGCTGGCCATTTCGGACGATTTCAGCTCGGCATGGTACAACCGCGCCAATGTGCTGGCCATCACAGGCAGAATCGAAGAGGCTGCCGAAAGCTATTCGAAAACCCTTGAGATCGAACCGGACGAAATCAACGCGCTCTACAATCTCGGCATCGCAAGGGAAGAGCTCGAAGAGTACGAACAGGCCATCGCCTGCTACAACCGCTGCATCGAGCTGAACCCCGAGTTCGCCGACGCCTGGTTCGCGCTCGCCTGCTGCTACGAAGCTCAGGAAAAGTACGAAGCGTCCCTGGAGTCCATCGGCCATGCACTTTCGGAAATACCGGAAAGCCTCGACTTCCTTCTGCTCAAGGCGGAGATCGAATACAACCTCGGTCGGCTCGACCAGTCACGCCGCACCTACGAAACCATCATCCCGCTGGAGCCGGAAAGCCCACAGATCTGGCTCGACTATGCGATGGTGCTGCGCGAGGCCGGTGCAATGGACGACTCCATCCGCGCCCTCGAAGAGTCCATCTCGCTGCAACCGTTCTCGGCGGAAGCGCACTTCGAGATCGCCGCAACCTACTTCGCGATGGGCGACAATCAGAGCACGGTCAAGGCGCTCAGCAAAGCCTTCAAGATCGATCCTGACAAGAAGCAGCTCTTCCAGAGCACCTTCCCTGAACTTTATCAGCAGGATGCGGTGCGCAGGCTGCTCGACATTTCCTGA
- the hypF gene encoding carbamoyltransferase HypF, translating to MDRAFGANRRGLRRVDRLAERQTRGALSGSSHCERRRIEVRGIVQGVGFRPFVWRLAHQLDLAGFVCNASSGVVIEVEGEPNALDRFEAALRDEAPPLSRIDSIDRQSIPSVCGEQGFVISESSGGDAMQTLISPDIAVCPACLADIADPAGRRYRYAFTNCTDCGPRYTIVERIPYDRPFTTMKGFALCPDCQREYDDPADRRFHAQPNACPVCGPKLELRDAAGVRLEVGDEITAAGELLAGGKILAIKGIGGFHLAVDASNEQAVQLLRTRKGREEKPFAVMVRDLDTARALCEIGPEEEVALASPQAPIVLLRKRSDLPLAPSISPGNDRLGVILPYSPLHWLLLREGPEVLVMTSANFSEEPLVADNAEALERLTGIADAFLMHDRPIARRCDDSVVMSMADAVRLIRRSRGYAPAPIRLRQSGPPVLGTGGELKNALCLVKGGEAFLSQHIGDMKNYEAYRHFDDVAAHLQRIFQTEAELLVHDLHPAYMTTRWALEQGKPTLGVQHHHAHLASCLAEHRCDGPAIGLTLDGTGYGPDGTVWGGEVLIGVAAGATRFASLEPMPLPGGDAATRQVWRTALGWLHRSCASPEGLECLRQPQSAQVLELLDKGVGTAESSSCGRLFDAVASICALRHEARYEGQAAIELMQAARGQIADTAYSFGIERRDSRWQMLVSPIIRDIAKAVQAGAKAGEIAQRFHRTLVVMLSEITRKAYLETGLKTVALSGGVFQNVLLVEALVHELEAAGFTVLLHQQVPTNDGGISLGQAVIGQEFLRGRYRGVDS from the coding sequence ATGGATCGAGCTTTCGGCGCGAACCGGCGAGGGCTTCGACGAGTGGATCGCCTGGCTGAACGCCAAACTCGCGGCGCTCTGAGCGGATCGTCGCACTGTGAACGCCGCCGGATCGAGGTTCGCGGCATCGTGCAGGGGGTGGGTTTCCGCCCCTTCGTCTGGCGGCTTGCTCATCAGCTCGATCTGGCTGGATTTGTCTGTAATGCAAGTTCCGGCGTGGTGATCGAAGTCGAAGGCGAACCGAACGCTCTCGACCGCTTCGAGGCCGCTCTCCGCGACGAAGCGCCGCCGCTCTCCCGCATCGATTCGATTGACCGCCAAAGTATCCCGTCCGTCTGCGGTGAGCAGGGCTTCGTCATCTCCGAATCCTCCGGCGGTGACGCGATGCAGACGCTCATCTCGCCCGACATCGCCGTCTGCCCGGCCTGCCTTGCCGACATCGCTGATCCCGCCGGACGGCGCTACCGCTACGCCTTCACCAACTGTACCGACTGCGGTCCGCGCTACACCATCGTCGAGCGCATTCCCTACGACCGCCCCTTTACCACGATGAAAGGGTTCGCCCTGTGTCCCGACTGCCAGCGCGAATACGACGACCCCGCCGACCGCCGCTTTCACGCCCAGCCCAACGCCTGCCCGGTCTGCGGCCCGAAGCTCGAACTGCGCGATGCGGCGGGTGTCCGGCTGGAGGTCGGCGACGAGATCACGGCGGCGGGCGAGCTGCTTGCGGGCGGAAAGATTCTGGCGATCAAGGGGATCGGTGGATTTCATCTCGCGGTCGATGCCTCGAACGAACAGGCCGTCCAGCTTCTCCGAACTCGCAAGGGACGCGAGGAGAAGCCGTTCGCCGTGATGGTGCGCGACCTTGACACCGCCCGCGCCCTGTGCGAAATCGGCCCAGAGGAGGAGGTCGCGCTCGCTTCGCCGCAAGCGCCCATCGTGCTGCTGCGCAAGCGTTCGGATCTGCCCCTCGCCCCGTCCATCTCGCCGGGCAATGACCGGCTCGGCGTGATACTGCCCTACTCGCCGCTGCACTGGCTGCTCTTGCGGGAAGGCCCGGAGGTGCTCGTGATGACCAGCGCGAACTTCAGCGAGGAGCCGTTGGTAGCCGACAACGCCGAAGCGCTCGAACGGCTCACGGGCATCGCCGATGCGTTCCTGATGCACGACCGGCCAATCGCCCGGCGCTGCGACGACTCGGTGGTGATGTCGATGGCTGACGCCGTGCGCCTGATTCGCCGCAGCCGTGGTTACGCACCCGCGCCGATCAGGCTGCGCCAAAGCGGCCCGCCGGTTCTCGGCACGGGCGGCGAGCTGAAGAACGCGCTCTGCCTCGTGAAGGGCGGCGAAGCGTTCCTGAGCCAGCACATCGGCGACATGAAAAACTACGAGGCGTACCGTCACTTCGACGACGTGGCTGCGCACCTGCAACGCATTTTCCAGACGGAAGCCGAGCTGCTCGTGCACGACCTGCACCCCGCCTACATGACCACGCGCTGGGCGCTGGAGCAAGGCAAGCCGACGCTCGGCGTGCAGCACCACCACGCGCACCTCGCCTCGTGCCTCGCCGAACACCGCTGCGACGGCCCGGCCATCGGTCTCACGCTCGACGGCACCGGCTACGGCCCGGACGGCACGGTGTGGGGCGGCGAAGTGCTGATCGGCGTCGCCGCCGGAGCGACACGCTTCGCTTCGCTGGAGCCGATGCCGCTGCCCGGCGGCGACGCGGCCACGCGGCAGGTGTGGCGCACGGCCCTCGGCTGGCTCCACCGCAGCTGTGCGTCACCCGAAGGCCTGGAATGCCTCCGCCAGCCGCAGTCGGCGCAGGTGCTCGAACTGCTCGACAAAGGAGTCGGTACGGCGGAAAGCTCAAGCTGCGGACGCCTCTTCGACGCCGTCGCCTCCATCTGCGCTCTGCGCCACGAAGCCCGCTACGAAGGCCAGGCCGCCATCGAACTGATGCAAGCCGCACGCGGCCAGATCGCCGACACCGCCTACAGCTTTGGCATCGAGCGCCGCGACAGCCGCTGGCAGATGCTCGTTTCACCCATCATCCGCGACATCGCCAAAGCCGTCCAAGCAGGCGCTAAAGCTGGAGAAATCGCCCAACGCTTCCACCGGACGCTCGTCGTCATGCTTTCAGAAATTACACGTAAGGCCTATCTTGAAACCGGCCTGAAAACCGTCGCATTAAGCGGCGGCGTGTTCCAGAATGTACTGCTTGTTGAAGCCCTTGTGCACGAACTAGAAGCCGCAGGATTTACCGTGCTTCTGCACCAGCAAGTGCCCACCAACGACGGTGGCATCAGCTTGGGGCAGGCAGTGATTGGGCAGGAGTTCTTGCGCGGGCGGTATCGTGGAGTTGATAGTTGA
- a CDS encoding four helix bundle protein encodes MLKSGTAIGALIREAQQAESRADFIHKLSIALKEANETEYWIDLLYQSQLIEKKGYESIKPDIVELLKLLTSIIKSTKNRRDNG; translated from the coding sequence TTGCTCAAGTCTGGTACTGCCATCGGGGCTCTGATTCGTGAAGCTCAGCAGGCCGAAAGCAGGGCTGATTTTATTCACAAACTGTCAATTGCACTGAAGGAAGCTAATGAAACCGAGTATTGGATCGATTTGCTCTACCAGTCGCAACTCATTGAAAAGAAAGGATATGAGTCGATCAAACCCGATATCGTCGAATTGCTAAAACTCCTGACCAGCATTATCAAATCCACAAAAAATCGCCGTGATAACGGTTGA
- a CDS encoding HypC/HybG/HupF family hydrogenase formation chaperone, producing MCLAIPGKLIEIREENGLKMGTVDISGALTKACLEYVPEIAIGQYTIVHAGFALKIIDEEEAAESLKLWDELIKSGAFDVDGELPPSPIQNPDA from the coding sequence ATGTGCTTAGCTATTCCTGGAAAACTCATAGAAATTCGCGAAGAGAACGGCCTGAAAATGGGCACGGTGGACATCAGCGGTGCGCTCACCAAGGCGTGCCTTGAATACGTGCCGGAGATCGCCATCGGCCAGTACACCATCGTCCACGCGGGGTTCGCGCTGAAGATCATCGACGAGGAGGAGGCTGCCGAAAGCCTGAAGCTCTGGGATGAGCTCATTAAAAGCGGTGCGTTTGATGTTGATGGCGAACTTCCGCCGTCGCCCATCCAGAATCCGGACGCATGA
- the hypA gene encoding hydrogenase maturation nickel metallochaperone HypA: MHEMSIAMSVIDAVTEKARQEGCSKVTGIELVVGHLSGVEVESLKFCFSAACRDTPADGAELVIEECEAVGRCEACGETFPITSFYAKCPSCAQFRVQIESGQELSVRSITIE; this comes from the coding sequence ATGCATGAGATGTCCATTGCCATGTCGGTTATCGATGCCGTGACCGAAAAGGCCCGCCAGGAAGGGTGCTCGAAGGTGACCGGCATCGAGCTTGTGGTCGGCCATCTTTCCGGAGTAGAAGTCGAGTCGCTCAAGTTCTGCTTTTCAGCGGCTTGCCGCGACACGCCTGCCGACGGGGCCGAGCTGGTCATCGAGGAGTGCGAGGCGGTCGGTCGCTGTGAAGCGTGCGGCGAAACCTTTCCGATCACGAGCTTTTACGCGAAGTGCCCGTCATGCGCCCAGTTCCGGGTGCAGATCGAATCGGGCCAGGAGCTTTCGGTACGTTCGATTACCATCGAATAG